Proteins encoded within one genomic window of Mya arenaria isolate MELC-2E11 chromosome 13, ASM2691426v1:
- the LOC128215578 gene encoding protein phosphatase 1 regulatory subunit 42-like isoform X14, translating to MVKLTIDLIARGTSGYTKKKRDETMNHYLKRLTHLYLENKCIDEVGEDMSMCRNLSVLYLYDNQLTSIPALHHNQFLTMLYLQNNHISRVEGLQHLHRLTKLYLGGNSITVVEGLEKLEKLQELHLENQSLPPGEKLLFDPRSLKAISGSLKMLNISGNNLDSIRDLECLRQLSHFIAIDNNLNDMKELAHVFGQWYWLTRLDLMGNPLCHKAKYRDRVIVMAKQLDTLDGKQISETAKQFLKNWHANKETQKQKRMEVLRRGETFLDDYRVGEAGGDLPPVRDPSGRTGTIPGYMMPEKSVLPRVYGHSARAYRESNLTNCWPERPRLPIRVSSAQPRSKPAAGS from the exons ATGGTGAAGCTGACAATTGATTTGATAGCGAGGGGAACCTCGGGGTACACAAAGAAAAAGAGAGATGAAACGATGAACCATTACTTGAAGAGGCTTACTCATCTTTATCTAGAGAACAAGTGCATTGACGAAGTT GGAGAAGACATGTCAATGTGTAGGAACCTGTCCGTCCTTTATCTGTATGACAACCAGCTGACGTCGATCCCAGCCCTCCACCACAACCAGTTTCTGACAATGCTGTATCTACAGAATAATCATATCAGTCGAGTAGAGGGTCTACAACACCTTCACAGACTTACAAAATT GTACCTGGGTGGGAACAGTATAACAGTTGTAGAAGGGCTGGAGAAGCTGGAGAAACTACAAGAGCTTCATCTGGAAAACCAGTCTCTACCGCCGGGCGAAAAACTTCTCTTTGACCCACGTTCTTTAAAAGCCATATCT GGATCACTAAAAATGCTTAATATCAGTGGAAATAATCTAGACAGTATCAGAGACTTAGAGTGTTTAAGACAGCTCTCacattttattgcaatagaCAACAACTTAAACGATATGAAAGAGCTAGCACATGTGTTTGGACAGTGGTATTGGTTAACAAGATTGGATTTAATGGGAAACCCTCTGTGTCACAAGGCCAAGTATCGAGATCGAGTCATAGTGATGGCGAAGCAGCTGG ACACACTTGACGGCAAACAGATTAGCGAGACAGCCAAACAGTTTCTGAAGAATTGGCACGCGAATAAGGAAACACAGAAACAAAAACGAATGGAGGTGCTGAGACGAGGAGAAACATTTCTTGACGATTATCGCG TAGGTGAGGCTGGAGGAGATTTACCGCCAGTTCGGGACCCGAGTGGACGGACAGGGACAATACCCGGCTACATGATGCCAG AAAAAAGTGTCTTACCGAGAGTTTATGGCCATTCGGCGCGG
- the LOC128215578 gene encoding protein phosphatase 1 regulatory subunit 42-like isoform X16 → MVKLTIDLIARGTSGYTKKKRDETMNHYLKRLTHLYLENKCIDEVGEDMSMCRNLSVLYLYDNQLTSIPALHHNQFLTMLYLQNNHISRVEGLQHLHRLTKLYLGGNSITVVEGLEKLEKLQELHLENQSLPPGEKLLFDPRSLKAISGSLKMLNISGNNLDSIRDLECLRQLSHFIAIDNNLNDMKELAHVFGQWYWLTRLDLMGNPLCHKAKYRDRVIVMAKQLDTLDGKQISETAKQFLKNWHANKETQKQKRMEVLRRGETFLDDYRVGEAGGDLPPVRDPSGRTGTIPGYMMPVNQRPAFIDFNQAYRESNLTNCWPERPRLPIRVSSAQPRSKPAAGS, encoded by the exons ATGGTGAAGCTGACAATTGATTTGATAGCGAGGGGAACCTCGGGGTACACAAAGAAAAAGAGAGATGAAACGATGAACCATTACTTGAAGAGGCTTACTCATCTTTATCTAGAGAACAAGTGCATTGACGAAGTT GGAGAAGACATGTCAATGTGTAGGAACCTGTCCGTCCTTTATCTGTATGACAACCAGCTGACGTCGATCCCAGCCCTCCACCACAACCAGTTTCTGACAATGCTGTATCTACAGAATAATCATATCAGTCGAGTAGAGGGTCTACAACACCTTCACAGACTTACAAAATT GTACCTGGGTGGGAACAGTATAACAGTTGTAGAAGGGCTGGAGAAGCTGGAGAAACTACAAGAGCTTCATCTGGAAAACCAGTCTCTACCGCCGGGCGAAAAACTTCTCTTTGACCCACGTTCTTTAAAAGCCATATCT GGATCACTAAAAATGCTTAATATCAGTGGAAATAATCTAGACAGTATCAGAGACTTAGAGTGTTTAAGACAGCTCTCacattttattgcaatagaCAACAACTTAAACGATATGAAAGAGCTAGCACATGTGTTTGGACAGTGGTATTGGTTAACAAGATTGGATTTAATGGGAAACCCTCTGTGTCACAAGGCCAAGTATCGAGATCGAGTCATAGTGATGGCGAAGCAGCTGG ACACACTTGACGGCAAACAGATTAGCGAGACAGCCAAACAGTTTCTGAAGAATTGGCACGCGAATAAGGAAACACAGAAACAAAAACGAATGGAGGTGCTGAGACGAGGAGAAACATTTCTTGACGATTATCGCG TAGGTGAGGCTGGAGGAGATTTACCGCCAGTTCGGGACCCGAGTGGACGGACAGGGACAATACCCGGCTACATGATGCCAG taaatcagcgtccagcctttattgattttaatcag
- the LOC128215578 gene encoding protein phosphatase 1 regulatory subunit 42-like isoform X17, with the protein MVKLTIDLIARGTSGYTKKKRDETMNHYLKRLTHLYLENKCIDEVGEDMSMCRNLSVLYLYDNQLTSIPALHHNQFLTMLYLQNNHISRVEGLQHLHRLTKLYLGGNSITVVEGLEKLEKLQELHLENQSLPPGEKLLFDPRSLKAISGSLKMLNISGNNLDSIRDLECLRQLSHFIAIDNNLNDMKELAHVFGQWYWLTRLDLMGNPLCHKAKYRDRVIVMAKQLDTLDGKQISETAKQFLKNWHANKETQKQKRMEVLRRGETFLDDYRGEAGGDLPPVRDPSGRTGTIPGYMMPVNQRPAFIDFNQAYRESNLTNCWPERPRLPIRVSSAQPRSKPAAGS; encoded by the exons ATGGTGAAGCTGACAATTGATTTGATAGCGAGGGGAACCTCGGGGTACACAAAGAAAAAGAGAGATGAAACGATGAACCATTACTTGAAGAGGCTTACTCATCTTTATCTAGAGAACAAGTGCATTGACGAAGTT GGAGAAGACATGTCAATGTGTAGGAACCTGTCCGTCCTTTATCTGTATGACAACCAGCTGACGTCGATCCCAGCCCTCCACCACAACCAGTTTCTGACAATGCTGTATCTACAGAATAATCATATCAGTCGAGTAGAGGGTCTACAACACCTTCACAGACTTACAAAATT GTACCTGGGTGGGAACAGTATAACAGTTGTAGAAGGGCTGGAGAAGCTGGAGAAACTACAAGAGCTTCATCTGGAAAACCAGTCTCTACCGCCGGGCGAAAAACTTCTCTTTGACCCACGTTCTTTAAAAGCCATATCT GGATCACTAAAAATGCTTAATATCAGTGGAAATAATCTAGACAGTATCAGAGACTTAGAGTGTTTAAGACAGCTCTCacattttattgcaatagaCAACAACTTAAACGATATGAAAGAGCTAGCACATGTGTTTGGACAGTGGTATTGGTTAACAAGATTGGATTTAATGGGAAACCCTCTGTGTCACAAGGCCAAGTATCGAGATCGAGTCATAGTGATGGCGAAGCAGCTGG ACACACTTGACGGCAAACAGATTAGCGAGACAGCCAAACAGTTTCTGAAGAATTGGCACGCGAATAAGGAAACACAGAAACAAAAACGAATGGAGGTGCTGAGACGAGGAGAAACATTTCTTGACGATTATCGCG GTGAGGCTGGAGGAGATTTACCGCCAGTTCGGGACCCGAGTGGACGGACAGGGACAATACCCGGCTACATGATGCCAG taaatcagcgtccagcctttattgattttaatcag